From the Desulfosalsimonas propionicica genome, the window CGCGCACCCCAAGGGCGATCATGTCCATGTCATAAAGATCCGCATACCGCACCAGTTCCGCGTAAGGCTTTCCCACCAGCACACTGGTTTTGATCTCTTCGCACCAGTTGGCCGCATCAGCCGGCACCATAGCCGAAAGCTTCTGCTTGATGGCCTCATGGAGATCTGTGGGCAACGAATCACCGGGTTGGGCGGGAAAGCTTAAATGATCCTTGTACTGGGTGGGCTCCACCACGTGGACAAGATGCAGCTCCGCCTCAAACTCCTGGGCAATATTTACGCTGCATTCCACGGCCGTATCCGAGTCCTCTGAAAAATCGCAGCCCACCAGGATGCGTTTAAACGGAATAGTCTGACGGTGGGGTTTTTCCAGTTCCTCAATGGTGCGCAGCACCAGAATGGGGCAGCTCAGCATGCGCATAAGACGGGCGGTTACAGACCCGAGAAACAATCGTTTGATCCCGGAGCGACCGTGGGTGGCGGCAATCACCAGATCAACGTCGTAATCCGCGGCCATGGAGGCGATCTCCTCTGTGGCGTGTCCGATGGTGATCAGCGGCGTTGCTTCCACGGAGGCCTGTTTTAGCTGGTTTTCTATCTCCCTGCGGGCAAACTCCATAAAGCGCTGCTGCTGGGTGATGGGATCAAAAACCGCCTCTCCGTAAACCGAGATGGTGGGAAGATCAATGACATGGGCCACATAGAGTTCCGCGTTTAATTCCGCTGCCAGCTCAATTCCGTAGGGAACCACCATCCGGGATACATCTGAAAAATCCGTGGCGCAAAGGATGCGATGGATCTTTGTTTTCATGGCCGGCCCTCCCTAGGGTTGGAGGTGAAAAAGATATGAATTTTTTAGCTTAATCTAACAATAACACTTCCGGCTGTAGCCGGCAACACGTATCCGCATCCGCAGGCAGCTGCCGGCAAATTGGCCGGGCCGGGCTATTTTTCCCCCGTGATATGCGGCTTGATATCCAGGATCGGGGTCTGATCGAGCATGTCGATGTTTTCCACCTCCAGAACGTTTTCCCGGATATCTGTCACGCGCAGCACAGATAAGCCGATGGGGTTGGGCCGCCGGGGCGAGCAGATGGAAAACACGCCAAAGGGCCTGTCTCTGTGCGGCGGTTTCTGCACCAGCAGATCCGGGGTAAAGGCCTGGCTTTTATGAAAGCCAAACAACACAACAATCTGCTCGCCAACAGCCAAGTCCTGCAGGCCCTTTTGAAA encodes:
- a CDS encoding universal stress protein, which codes for MKTKIHRILCATDFSDVSRMVVPYGIELAAELNAELYVAHVIDLPTISVYGEAVFDPITQQQRFMEFARREIENQLKQASVEATPLITIGHATEEIASMAADYDVDLVIAATHGRSGIKRLFLGSVTARLMRMLSCPILVLRTIEELEKPHRQTIPFKRILVGCDFSEDSDTAVECSVNIAQEFEAELHLVHVVEPTQYKDHLSFPAQPGDSLPTDLHEAIKQKLSAMVPADAANWCEEIKTSVLVGKPYAELVRYADLYDMDMIALGVRGHGMVENLLVGSTTDRVVRRAPCPVLSVNPAVRQ
- the tsaA gene encoding tRNA (N6-threonylcarbamoyladenosine(37)-N6)-methyltransferase TrmO, whose product is MKIEMTPIGTFYTDETDIPRHWTVSEAKGRIEINPDFQKGLQDLAVGEQIVVLFGFHKSQAFTPDLLVQKPPHRDRPFGVFSICSPRRPNPIGLSVLRVTDIRENVLEVENIDMLDQTPILDIKPHITGEK